In Candidatus Nitronauta litoralis, one DNA window encodes the following:
- a CDS encoding NAD-dependent epimerase/dehydratase family protein translates to MNIAMTGITGMVGSHLIKVLHGENAGEDKPFVRALIRDGCVLEHLKPYEDVDYVIGDLSDKESLAKLVEGAEVLVHLAHFPGPVQSADELITTNVNGSIDLLEAAKKARVKQVIFMSACSVFGKVLPTVNENNPLDENHPVWPGSLYGSIKSSIESFCHFYNRARAFEMVILRPVTIYGVRPEINKSEWFNTVDYLATNYNVDLKGSTKYVGLDAVVQCLDKVIGNKEVAGQTIHLVDGHIHNLDLGKLICEIVDSFGEVEGVPGEEGVPMSNQAARDLGVEFNGREGIVEYIKLIHKLQMEFGGERQIQSW, encoded by the coding sequence ATGAATATCGCAATGACCGGGATCACGGGAATGGTCGGGTCCCACCTGATAAAAGTTTTGCATGGCGAAAACGCCGGAGAGGACAAGCCATTTGTGCGAGCTCTTATCCGCGATGGCTGTGTGCTGGAACATTTGAAACCTTATGAAGATGTCGATTATGTAATCGGCGACTTATCAGATAAGGAATCTTTAGCCAAGCTTGTGGAAGGAGCCGAAGTGCTGGTGCATCTGGCACACTTTCCCGGGCCTGTACAATCTGCCGATGAACTCATCACCACCAATGTGAATGGCAGCATTGATCTTTTGGAAGCAGCCAAAAAGGCACGGGTAAAACAGGTTATCTTCATGAGCGCCTGTTCAGTGTTTGGCAAGGTGTTGCCTACGGTAAACGAAAACAACCCACTGGATGAAAATCATCCGGTATGGCCCGGGTCTCTATATGGCTCTATTAAATCCTCAATTGAATCGTTCTGCCATTTTTACAACCGTGCGCGAGCTTTCGAAATGGTGATCCTCCGCCCTGTGACCATTTATGGTGTCCGGCCCGAGATCAATAAATCTGAATGGTTCAACACCGTTGATTATCTTGCCACCAACTACAACGTCGACCTCAAGGGCAGTACCAAATATGTCGGGCTCGATGCAGTGGTGCAATGTCTCGACAAAGTCATCGGCAACAAGGAGGTGGCAGGCCAGACCATCCACCTCGTTGACGGTCACATCCACAACCTGGACCTTGGCAAACTGATCTGCGAAATCGTCGATTCATTCGGTGAAGTCGAAGGGGTTCCTGGAGAAGAAGGTGTGCCGATGTCCAACCAGGCTGCGCGCGATCTGGGAGTTGAATTTAATGGTCGCGAAGGCATCGTTGAGTACATCAAACTGATCCATAAACTTCAGATGGAATTTGGCGGAGAACGACAAATCCAATCCTGGTAA
- a CDS encoding sulfopyruvate decarboxylase subunit alpha: MLTSQSFADRLVAEKFDFFAGVPCSLLSGLISNLESRDDVSYYPAVREDAAVGLCAGAYMAGRGPVLLMQNSGLGYSLNAFTSLNLIYNLPVLVVMSWRGFGGKDAPEHIIMGDINEPLLETSGIPHAVVEPGDEQGAEAAFSLALDTIRNKKIPFTLLVKKGLYNEGHH, from the coding sequence ATGCTGACATCACAAAGTTTTGCCGACCGGCTGGTTGCGGAAAAATTTGATTTTTTCGCCGGTGTTCCCTGCTCTCTTCTTTCCGGATTGATTTCGAACCTTGAAAGCAGGGACGACGTTTCCTACTACCCGGCGGTGCGCGAAGATGCTGCCGTGGGTTTGTGTGCCGGAGCCTACATGGCCGGGCGTGGACCGGTTCTCCTTATGCAGAATTCCGGGCTGGGTTACAGCCTGAATGCCTTCACTTCTCTCAACCTGATTTACAACCTGCCGGTGCTGGTCGTGATGAGTTGGCGTGGGTTTGGCGGGAAGGACGCTCCGGAGCATATCATCATGGGGGACATCAATGAACCACTGCTCGAAACTTCCGGTATTCCGCACGCCGTTGTAGAACCTGGAGATGAACAGGGAGCCGAAGCCGCCTTTTCGCTTGCGCTGGACACCATCCGGAATAAAAAAATCCCCTTCACCCTCTTGGTCAAAAAAGGTCTCTACAACGAAGGCCACCATTAA
- a CDS encoding 2Fe-2S iron-sulfur cluster binding domain-containing protein, with translation METLTTDVTIVGAGPAGCFLSVLLAKSGVNVTLLEQHKTFDREFRGNAFQPSVLRILDQMGLSHLLEELDYEKVNAFEIRDQKGRMFTLPIRDLPPPFNYAIITPQPPLLKRLVEEAGRYPNFRFIADCPVQSVMMEEGAVAGVMTLLQGKPCLVQSRLVVAADGRFSAIRRNLGIELEPSQTSYDFVWFELPRSIPWQNELGLTLDDQGILINIPKERGTSQVGWVIPKGGFARMKQEGLAAFLERVKRVDPELGNVLPDHLKRFDQCSLLDVKIGEATEWVRNGLLLIGDAAHIASPIGGQGNKLAIEDAVLVHPLILKALEQEERYLSARNFREYVTQRRKDINTILNLQKVMGRWIIGQKGGITTRLRRWVLKFLNRSFLKQIIAKNLAMGPHSVNVDSSFQQEKEDPANIFHPLKVKQIIKETARARTIILEIPESLKSVFEYQPGQFLTLRVLNKGILARRAYSLSSASAVDKELSITVKWIVNGNVSTYLVKELKEGDTLWAQPPRGTFVHRPDVATARHHVMFAAGSGIVPIFSMLKSVLETEPESRVTLVYGNHDEASIIYKKELDDLNEKEGDRFRLTHLLQRMDENYIENKLEQTEQEFPDNAEYYTCGPEGMMDEVLRQLKKRKVKSSRIHYEKFVSLYGEEERPGTGKLITGVEVGEPLSGGVVIPETLKVKMNGKVTEVPIRKGETLLHATLRAGIPAPYSCESGVCATCTGRLDEGRVKMEHHDALTDRDLKRKNILACQAVQLTQSAKIDFDVL, from the coding sequence ATGGAGACTTTGACAACAGATGTAACAATTGTGGGTGCCGGGCCAGCGGGATGTTTCTTATCTGTGCTGCTGGCAAAAAGTGGCGTGAATGTTACGTTACTTGAACAACACAAAACGTTTGACCGTGAGTTCCGTGGCAACGCCTTCCAGCCTTCAGTGCTGAGAATCCTTGACCAGATGGGATTGTCTCATCTGCTGGAAGAGCTGGACTATGAAAAGGTGAATGCCTTTGAGATACGGGATCAGAAAGGTCGCATGTTCACCCTGCCGATCCGTGACCTTCCTCCTCCTTTCAATTATGCGATCATTACGCCCCAGCCTCCGTTGCTGAAGCGTCTTGTCGAAGAGGCCGGCCGATATCCCAATTTTCGTTTCATCGCCGATTGCCCGGTACAAAGTGTGATGATGGAAGAGGGCGCCGTGGCAGGAGTGATGACCCTCCTGCAGGGAAAACCCTGCCTGGTGCAATCAAGACTGGTGGTGGCCGCAGACGGAAGATTTTCGGCCATCCGCAGGAACCTGGGTATCGAACTCGAACCTTCTCAGACCAGTTACGATTTTGTTTGGTTCGAGCTGCCGCGCTCTATTCCCTGGCAAAACGAACTGGGCCTTACCCTTGACGATCAAGGCATTCTCATAAACATTCCCAAAGAGCGTGGAACCAGCCAGGTCGGGTGGGTCATACCCAAAGGAGGGTTCGCTCGCATGAAGCAGGAAGGTCTTGCTGCTTTTTTGGAGAGAGTCAAGCGGGTCGACCCCGAACTTGGCAATGTTTTACCCGACCATTTAAAAAGGTTCGACCAGTGTTCACTACTGGATGTGAAAATTGGGGAAGCCACGGAATGGGTTCGCAACGGTTTACTTTTGATTGGCGACGCGGCCCACATTGCATCTCCTATTGGGGGGCAGGGCAACAAACTCGCCATAGAAGATGCGGTATTGGTTCATCCTCTCATCCTGAAAGCATTAGAGCAGGAGGAACGGTATCTCAGCGCACGGAATTTCCGGGAATATGTTACCCAGCGACGGAAGGATATTAATACCATCCTCAATCTGCAAAAAGTGATGGGTCGCTGGATCATCGGTCAAAAAGGAGGCATAACGACCCGCCTTCGTCGATGGGTTTTAAAATTCCTGAACCGTTCCTTCCTGAAACAGATCATTGCAAAAAACCTGGCTATGGGACCACATTCCGTGAATGTAGATAGCTCCTTTCAGCAGGAAAAAGAAGATCCGGCGAATATTTTTCACCCGTTGAAAGTTAAACAAATCATTAAGGAAACAGCACGGGCCCGGACGATTATTCTGGAGATCCCGGAGTCGTTGAAATCTGTTTTTGAATACCAGCCCGGACAGTTCTTAACGTTACGTGTGTTAAACAAGGGAATCCTGGCGCGCAGGGCTTATTCTCTGAGTAGTGCCTCTGCTGTCGATAAAGAGTTGTCGATTACCGTTAAATGGATCGTCAACGGCAACGTATCAACCTATCTGGTCAAGGAATTGAAGGAAGGTGACACTCTTTGGGCCCAACCTCCGCGCGGAACCTTCGTTCACCGTCCTGATGTTGCAACGGCCCGGCATCATGTCATGTTCGCAGCAGGAAGTGGAATTGTGCCGATCTTTTCCATGCTGAAATCGGTCTTGGAAACGGAACCAGAAAGTCGCGTGACTTTGGTCTATGGCAACCACGACGAAGCGTCCATTATATATAAGAAAGAACTGGATGATTTGAATGAAAAAGAGGGAGACAGGTTTCGCCTCACACACCTGCTGCAAAGAATGGATGAAAACTATATAGAGAACAAACTGGAACAAACGGAACAGGAATTTCCGGACAATGCCGAATATTACACTTGTGGACCTGAAGGCATGATGGATGAGGTGTTAAGACAGTTAAAAAAACGCAAAGTAAAATCCAGCAGGATTCACTATGAAAAATTTGTCTCGCTTTATGGGGAAGAGGAAAGGCCCGGCACAGGCAAACTAATTACAGGTGTCGAAGTTGGAGAACCTTTGAGTGGCGGGGTGGTGATTCCTGAAACTTTAAAAGTGAAAATGAATGGAAAGGTAACAGAGGTCCCTATTCGTAAAGGCGAGACCTTGTTGCACGCCACTCTGCGAGCTGGAATTCCTGCGCCCTACTCTTGCGAATCCGGTGTGTGCGCCACATGCACTGGTCGACTGGATGAAGGACGGGTCAAAATGGAACACCACGATGCGCTCACGGATCGGGACTTAAAACGTAAAAATATTCTGGCATGTCAGGCTGTGCAACTGACACAGTCGGCAAAAATTGATTTTGATGTTCTGTGA
- a CDS encoding class I SAM-dependent methyltransferase: MGNPQTAKSTEAEEEIRQSMETVLKARCQAFGAPVAIVGTQSAAVLLLNVLQNADIPLAGIYEKSPHPAEFQGLEVRPLESLSEVDPKTVVVVASSASSIELEDTLTRISSVFKGQLLCLEHLLDLPGLFQALETALDYKYGSHILDEWAKQMNEAPSHWPHIPDGFSVEGKTVLEFGPFEGHFSMMLMSQKPKRVIGLEGRPDNFAKVALLKAYLDWSNYTLRFGDMHLFPSLVPEALDVIFCSGVLYHSEKPWWFLKSCMEKCDTIIISGHVSSEHSKKPQRFQKVGLENGNFEFEVFAEGGDNLSGLSQHSLWFKEEDLISFVNHHGFQYEKYREWVNPHGLWICSLLTRKQ, from the coding sequence ATGGGTAATCCGCAAACAGCAAAATCCACAGAAGCCGAAGAAGAAATCCGTCAATCCATGGAAACCGTTCTAAAGGCCCGGTGTCAGGCATTTGGAGCGCCAGTGGCAATAGTCGGTACTCAATCGGCTGCTGTCCTTCTTCTAAACGTTTTGCAAAATGCTGATATTCCCTTGGCCGGTATTTATGAAAAAAGCCCTCATCCTGCAGAGTTTCAAGGTCTGGAAGTCCGGCCCCTGGAAAGCTTGAGTGAAGTGGACCCCAAAACGGTTGTTGTCGTCGCATCCTCGGCCTCTTCAATTGAACTGGAAGATACACTCACCCGAATCAGCTCGGTATTTAAGGGCCAGTTGCTTTGCCTGGAGCATCTACTGGATTTGCCGGGTCTGTTCCAGGCTTTGGAAACTGCTCTGGACTACAAATACGGTTCTCATATTCTGGATGAATGGGCAAAACAAATGAACGAGGCGCCCAGTCACTGGCCGCATATTCCGGATGGATTTTCTGTGGAAGGCAAAACGGTTCTGGAGTTTGGACCCTTCGAGGGCCATTTTTCTATGATGCTGATGTCGCAGAAACCAAAACGCGTCATCGGGCTTGAAGGCAGACCAGACAATTTCGCAAAGGTGGCATTATTGAAAGCTTATCTGGACTGGTCCAACTACACCTTGCGCTTTGGCGACATGCATTTGTTTCCGTCCCTGGTTCCAGAAGCGTTGGATGTGATTTTCTGCTCGGGCGTGCTTTACCATTCCGAGAAACCCTGGTGGTTCCTGAAATCCTGCATGGAGAAATGCGACACGATTATTATTTCCGGTCACGTTTCTTCAGAGCATTCCAAAAAACCGCAACGTTTTCAAAAGGTGGGTCTGGAAAATGGGAATTTTGAATTCGAAGTGTTTGCAGAAGGTGGAGACAATCTCTCCGGCCTGTCCCAACACAGCCTCTGGTTTAAGGAAGAAGATTTAATATCGTTTGTGAATCATCATGGATTTCAATATGAAAAGTATCGCGAGTGGGTGAATCCGCATGGCCTCTGGATTTGCAGCCTTCTTACTCGAAAACAGTAA
- a CDS encoding cold-shock protein gives MAVGKVKWFNDRKGYGFIISPDGKDVFVHFSEIQMDGFKTLKENQDVEYEEVVGQKGPQASKVKPV, from the coding sequence ATGGCCGTTGGAAAAGTGAAGTGGTTCAATGATCGAAAAGGATATGGATTCATCATCTCACCTGATGGTAAAGATGTGTTTGTCCATTTCTCGGAAATTCAGATGGACGGCTTCAAAACCCTAAAAGAGAACCAGGATGTGGAGTATGAAGAAGTGGTGGGGCAAAAAGGACCGCAGGCATCAAAGGTAAAACCGGTTTAA
- a CDS encoding IS1182 family transposase, which translates to MLKPSASSPHSGQGSFFDPEYVCDRIIPEDSFYRRFKEKINPLIKDKMFASMYCLDNGRPPISPALLAKATILQFHRNLSDREMERACAFDIEIKFALGLRLDERPFDHSSLGDFRKRLLEHEKEKEVFDKLLDKLVKEGLIGRNEIQRIDATHVIADIALPTMTVLVKKGVRNVLIPLKKKHPKLYQSLGKKITVEEYDHRKVDHEVDGRLDFAAKEKKLVEVVTDARTVLRKAESVKGDKNLSKSVEMLKRILREHITEDENNQPKEKVRKEKPADLLVSPVDPDARFGAKSKTKKFHGYKANITETVNSRFITSVQATPGNKRDGSVTVQSIEEQKPHRLKPEKLIGDTAYSDGGYRKALKEHGTELVAPLRIMNNITRAVYPKSMFDYDAKKNTLTCPAGVTIKQSFHDYQKDVRMFHFPLTKCGPCEHLSKCTKAKEKRRVVGIGPAHQELRDAEVYNKTDQFKEDMKLRQAIEGKLSEMKRYHGLTRARYRGLNKMKLQCYFTAVAVNIKRWIKLEMEKLKVQSDPAPT; encoded by the coding sequence ATGTTGAAGCCTTCTGCCTCTTCCCCGCATTCCGGTCAGGGCAGTTTTTTTGATCCGGAGTATGTGTGTGACCGGATTATTCCTGAAGACAGTTTCTACCGGCGGTTCAAAGAGAAGATCAATCCGCTCATCAAGGATAAGATGTTCGCTTCGATGTATTGTCTGGACAACGGTCGTCCGCCGATCTCCCCGGCCTTGCTGGCAAAGGCCACCATCCTCCAGTTTCACCGGAATCTTTCGGACCGCGAGATGGAGCGTGCCTGTGCGTTCGATATCGAGATCAAGTTTGCATTAGGGTTACGGCTGGACGAACGCCCGTTCGATCACTCTTCTCTCGGCGACTTCAGAAAACGCCTTTTAGAACATGAGAAGGAGAAGGAAGTCTTCGACAAACTCCTCGATAAACTGGTCAAGGAGGGATTGATCGGCCGGAATGAAATCCAGCGCATCGATGCGACGCACGTGATCGCGGATATCGCGCTTCCCACCATGACGGTGCTGGTGAAGAAGGGGGTGCGGAACGTGCTGATCCCGCTGAAGAAGAAACATCCGAAACTATACCAATCACTTGGCAAAAAGATCACGGTGGAGGAGTACGATCACCGCAAGGTGGACCATGAAGTGGATGGTCGTCTGGATTTTGCGGCCAAGGAGAAGAAACTGGTGGAGGTGGTGACTGATGCCCGGACAGTGCTTCGCAAGGCCGAGTCCGTTAAAGGTGACAAGAACCTTTCGAAATCCGTCGAAATGCTGAAACGTATATTGAGGGAACACATCACCGAAGATGAGAACAACCAGCCTAAAGAGAAAGTGCGCAAGGAGAAGCCCGCCGACTTGCTGGTGTCACCGGTCGATCCCGATGCACGCTTCGGCGCGAAGTCGAAGACGAAGAAGTTCCACGGTTACAAGGCCAATATCACCGAGACCGTCAACAGCCGCTTCATCACCAGTGTGCAGGCAACACCGGGAAACAAGCGCGACGGATCGGTGACGGTGCAGTCAATAGAAGAACAAAAGCCGCACCGTCTCAAGCCGGAGAAACTGATCGGCGACACGGCATACAGCGACGGAGGATATAGAAAAGCGCTCAAGGAACACGGCACGGAACTGGTCGCGCCCCTGCGGATCATGAACAACATCACGCGAGCCGTGTATCCGAAGTCGATGTTCGATTATGACGCGAAGAAGAACACGCTGACGTGTCCTGCCGGTGTGACGATCAAGCAGAGTTTTCACGATTACCAGAAGGACGTACGGATGTTTCACTTTCCCCTGACAAAGTGCGGCCCATGCGAGCACCTGTCAAAATGCACAAAAGCAAAAGAGAAACGGCGTGTGGTGGGGATCGGTCCTGCGCACCAGGAACTGAGAGACGCGGAAGTTTATAACAAGACTGATCAGTTCAAGGAAGACATGAAACTCCGGCAGGCGATCGAGGGAAAACTGTCCGAGATGAAGCGGTATCACGGGCTGACGCGGGCCAGGTATCGGGGACTAAACAAGATGAAGCTTCAATGTTACTTCACGGCGGTTGCGGTGAATATCAAACGATGGATCAAGTTGGAGATGGAGAAACTGAAAGTCCAGTCCGATCCCGCACCGACGTGA
- a CDS encoding sulfopyruvate decarboxylase subunit beta: protein MTGTEALEIIATFLKDEPVVLANGYISREFFNVQDREENFYMIGSMGLASSIGLGAALAQPERRTVIVDGDGNVLMSMGTLAMIAAAKPKNLVHLCIDNEVYESTGKQRSLSNEIALEKVAAANGYPYSQRVDNADDLKVEMEKVMSQEGPSFLLVKVAPSFDSQRGRVTHTPEEIRDRFMSAYR, encoded by the coding sequence ATGACAGGCACGGAAGCACTCGAAATCATTGCTACATTTTTGAAAGATGAACCCGTTGTTCTGGCCAATGGTTACATCAGCCGTGAGTTTTTTAATGTGCAGGACCGGGAAGAAAATTTTTATATGATCGGTTCCATGGGGCTGGCTTCTTCCATCGGCTTGGGTGCGGCCCTGGCTCAACCCGAACGCCGTACCGTCATCGTGGATGGCGATGGCAACGTATTGATGTCCATGGGAACCCTTGCAATGATCGCCGCCGCCAAACCGAAAAACCTGGTACACCTTTGCATCGACAACGAGGTGTACGAATCGACCGGCAAGCAACGTTCGCTATCAAATGAAATCGCATTGGAAAAAGTAGCTGCCGCAAACGGTTACCCCTACAGCCAGCGCGTCGACAATGCAGATGATTTAAAAGTTGAGATGGAAAAAGTGATGTCGCAGGAAGGTCCTTCCTTTTTGCTCGTCAAGGTGGCACCCAGCTTCGATTCCCAGCGCGGGCGCGTGACCCATACCCCGGAAGAAATCCGCGACCGATTCATGAGTGCCTATCGCTAA
- a CDS encoding DUF4124 domain-containing protein, with protein sequence MRFFLFILIFVLMPGVAWADFFKYKDDQGKTHYVDSAAKVPLKYRQSVKHRRTYQRPRPEKSALDLVDEKINNLIAENEKELNKAAKKRQEKRAEIEAAAKARLKVGTHHNMRIDEYCEEEYGTTNHVWQCRKKLESAENDLYSHNIRNSSELEYCKSFWGLPRWIKIKGCYHRQIRNKDKYKRISSRANSTVISECDRLYHKGDWEGKNYCLANLR encoded by the coding sequence ATGAGGTTTTTTCTTTTTATTTTGATTTTTGTTTTGATGCCAGGCGTGGCCTGGGCCGATTTTTTTAAATACAAAGACGACCAGGGCAAGACGCATTATGTGGATTCTGCCGCCAAGGTTCCCTTGAAATACCGGCAGAGCGTGAAGCATAGGCGGACATACCAGAGGCCGAGACCTGAGAAGAGCGCTTTGGATTTGGTTGATGAAAAAATCAACAACCTTATTGCGGAAAATGAAAAGGAACTGAATAAGGCGGCCAAGAAACGCCAGGAGAAACGAGCCGAAATTGAAGCCGCAGCTAAAGCCAGGTTAAAGGTCGGCACACATCATAATATGAGGATTGATGAATATTGCGAAGAAGAATATGGAACGACAAATCACGTCTGGCAGTGTCGCAAAAAGCTGGAGTCTGCTGAGAATGATCTGTACAGCCATAACATCAGAAACAGCTCTGAGCTTGAATATTGCAAGAGTTTCTGGGGCCTTCCACGCTGGATAAAAATTAAGGGGTGCTACCATAGGCAGATCCGAAACAAGGATAAGTACAAGCGTATATCGTCCAGAGCAAACTCTACAGTCATCTCAGAATGCGATCGCCTGTACCATAAGGGCGATTGGGAGGGGAAGAATTATTGCCTTGCAAATCTAAGATAA
- a CDS encoding tetratricopeptide repeat protein encodes MSKADTSKAKAPGKNPPRKKSAAAKPKAAPPAKEKKLSKKTIKALMIAGIVFIAVIAAGTSYYFKAGGPEGNEEPEVVEEVQKNPLPESVQLLLDQGLLKDALDALGPAVDSDPENIELLLASARLHVKGARYPAAKKLAERALKIDENRGLAHAVVGLALFQDAQFEEALKKSLYAIKLDDKESLGYLTVGKIYLRQNSLKDALAVLKQAARLDPKNPVIWTQLSSVYIKQKEFKRGLLAGKAALEADPDYPAAHFNLSVVYFKQKNISKAIEHVEKAEALYRANANEHWVGKTRHQKKLYLEKFKIRTEDIAKSDTKEK; translated from the coding sequence ATGAGTAAAGCCGATACTTCAAAAGCGAAGGCTCCAGGAAAAAACCCGCCGAGAAAAAAATCGGCCGCCGCCAAACCCAAAGCCGCTCCTCCCGCCAAAGAGAAAAAGCTCAGTAAAAAAACCATCAAGGCATTAATGATTGCCGGAATTGTATTTATTGCGGTGATTGCTGCGGGGACTTCCTATTACTTCAAGGCGGGTGGGCCCGAAGGGAACGAGGAGCCTGAAGTTGTTGAGGAAGTACAAAAGAACCCGCTTCCAGAATCGGTACAGCTTTTACTCGATCAAGGTCTTCTGAAAGATGCGTTGGACGCGTTGGGTCCGGCGGTGGATTCAGATCCGGAAAATATTGAACTCCTTCTGGCTTCAGCACGTTTGCATGTCAAGGGGGCGCGCTATCCTGCTGCTAAAAAGCTTGCGGAGCGTGCCCTTAAGATTGATGAGAACAGGGGACTGGCACACGCCGTAGTCGGACTTGCCCTTTTTCAGGATGCCCAATTTGAAGAGGCTTTGAAAAAATCATTGTACGCAATCAAACTTGATGACAAGGAAAGTCTGGGCTATCTCACGGTTGGGAAAATATATTTACGTCAGAATAGCCTGAAGGATGCGTTGGCCGTGCTCAAACAGGCGGCTCGCCTTGACCCCAAAAACCCTGTTATCTGGACGCAATTGTCGTCAGTTTACATTAAACAAAAAGAGTTCAAACGAGGATTGCTGGCAGGAAAAGCGGCGCTGGAAGCTGATCCGGATTATCCTGCGGCGCACTTTAATTTGTCCGTTGTTTATTTCAAGCAAAAAAACATATCCAAGGCCATTGAGCACGTCGAAAAAGCAGAAGCCCTGTACCGGGCAAATGCCAACGAACACTGGGTGGGAAAAACACGCCACCAGAAGAAGTTGTATCTGGAAAAATTTAAAATCAGAACTGAAGACATCGCCAAAAGCGATACAAAGGAAAAATAA
- a CDS encoding YjbQ family protein, giving the protein MKQFTHRFTTHTERRGLYNINREITDWAQNQGLNTGLLTVFVQHTSASLMIQENADPDVLTDLNAFFERIIPDGDPLYLHSAEGPDDMPAHIRSALTQTQLSIPLTDGKLGLGTWQDIYLFEHRTFPHTRSILLHLFGD; this is encoded by the coding sequence ATGAAACAATTCACCCATCGGTTTACAACTCACACCGAACGGCGAGGACTTTACAACATCAACCGGGAAATTACGGACTGGGCTCAAAACCAGGGGTTGAATACAGGACTATTGACCGTTTTCGTCCAACACACATCCGCATCGCTTATGATCCAGGAAAACGCAGACCCCGATGTACTGACGGATCTCAATGCATTTTTCGAACGGATCATTCCGGATGGAGATCCGCTTTATCTCCATTCAGCGGAAGGACCGGACGATATGCCAGCACATATTCGATCGGCATTGACTCAAACCCAGCTATCGATTCCATTGACTGATGGAAAGCTCGGACTGGGGACCTGGCAGGACATTTATTTGTTCGAGCATCGAACCTTTCCTCACACACGTTCAATCCTGCTGCATTTATTTGGGGATTAA